In Leuconostocaceae bacterium ESL0723, the following proteins share a genomic window:
- a CDS encoding nucleotidyltransferase codes for MRAVGVVAEYNPLHNGHRYHLEQARALTGADVVVVVMSGNFVQRGEPALLDKWQRAELALAAGADLVIELPVFYAVQPSHIFAQGALRLLNALGVTDLVFGSEHPEVDFLDLAKQAPSVTSGNNFSDRRQTFASAYAQSLEAATGFELSDPNDILAFGYAMAVHQLDLPITLRPIARKTAAYHDQAIPADGAIASASSIRLALHKGKFDKVAPVVPASTMATLTEKPTTLGFEKRFWPLLQYRLLTDTVGQLGQVYQMAEGMEYRLVNTAAAKDGPQGYQSFIKSVKSKRYTFARIQRTLLYTLLNIKVDQMQAAMADPYLRVLGFSDAGQAYLNQIKKTVTLPLINRVDLGLAKANLRLDYKAGQVWQLLADQPAPVQDVGRRPIHWEPGKENL; via the coding sequence ATGCGCGCAGTTGGTGTTGTTGCTGAATATAACCCCCTCCACAATGGGCACCGTTACCACTTAGAACAGGCCCGGGCGCTAACTGGGGCTGATGTGGTCGTCGTGGTCATGTCAGGAAACTTCGTTCAGCGGGGAGAACCCGCCCTCTTGGATAAGTGGCAGCGGGCGGAACTGGCCCTGGCTGCTGGCGCTGATTTGGTAATTGAATTGCCAGTTTTTTACGCTGTCCAACCCAGCCATATCTTTGCCCAGGGGGCCTTGCGTCTTTTGAATGCCCTCGGGGTCACCGACCTGGTTTTTGGCAGTGAACACCCCGAGGTTGACTTCTTGGACCTGGCGAAACAGGCACCAAGTGTCACCTCGGGTAACAACTTTAGTGACCGACGTCAGACCTTTGCTAGTGCTTATGCCCAATCCTTGGAGGCCGCCACTGGCTTTGAGTTGAGTGACCCCAATGATATTTTGGCCTTTGGCTATGCCATGGCTGTTCACCAGTTGGACCTGCCGATTACTTTACGACCGATTGCCCGTAAAACAGCGGCTTACCATGATCAGGCTATTCCAGCCGATGGGGCGATTGCTTCGGCTTCTTCCATCCGGTTGGCCCTCCACAAGGGTAAGTTCGATAAGGTTGCCCCAGTTGTGCCGGCTAGCACAATGGCGACTCTGACCGAGAAACCGACCACCTTGGGCTTTGAAAAGCGCTTTTGGCCCCTTTTGCAGTACCGCCTGCTAACTGACACGGTCGGCCAGTTAGGCCAGGTCTATCAAATGGCCGAGGGGATGGAGTACCGGCTGGTGAACACCGCCGCTGCCAAGGATGGCCCCCAGGGTTATCAGAGCTTCATTAAGTCGGTAAAATCAAAGCGGTACACCTTTGCTAGAATCCAACGAACCCTGCTTTATACCCTCTTAAACATTAAAGTTGATCAGATGCAGGCCGCCATGGCCGACCCTTATCTGCGGGTCTTAGGCTTTTCAGATGCCGGTCAGGCCTATCTAAATCAAATCAAGAAAACCGTAACCTTGCCCCTAATTAACCGGGTGGACCTAGGATTGGCCAAGGCGAACCTGCGGCTGGACTATAAGGCTGGTCAGGTTTGGCAGTTATTAGCCGACCAACCAGCGCCAGTCCAAGACGTCGGTCGCCGGCCGATTCACTGGGAACCAGGAAAGGAGAACCTATGA
- a CDS encoding class I SAM-dependent methyltransferase: MASQPNQNYTTFADLYDQLFDNQVYQEWLSFIQDRTKPEAVLDIGGGNGRLAVLLAQVGYQVTILDQSAAMLTLADRRASQAGVSVQILEGDMRDFSAWDQKYPLIVSTVDTLNYLPTEKDLAATLAQVYEHLDDGGRFLFDVITPYQVNVGYDQYYYNNDDDPDHIFMWTAFPGEEADSVDHDLKFFNYDESRDAFALLREVHHEQTYSLEVYQRLLKQAGFGEVAVWADFGQAEVGPETERWFFQAKKVKE; the protein is encoded by the coding sequence GTGGCCAGCCAACCTAACCAAAATTACACAACCTTTGCTGATTTATATGATCAGCTCTTTGATAACCAGGTTTATCAGGAGTGGCTGAGCTTCATCCAGGACCGCACCAAACCAGAAGCAGTCCTTGATATTGGGGGTGGTAACGGCCGTCTGGCAGTTTTACTGGCCCAAGTCGGTTACCAGGTGACCATTTTAGACCAGTCGGCTGCCATGCTGACCCTAGCTGACCGGCGGGCCAGCCAAGCTGGTGTCTCAGTTCAAATCCTAGAAGGGGATATGCGCGACTTTTCTGCCTGGGATCAAAAATATCCCCTGATTGTTAGTACGGTGGACACCTTAAACTACCTGCCGACCGAGAAAGATTTGGCGGCGACCCTGGCTCAGGTGTATGAGCACCTAGATGATGGCGGCCGTTTTCTCTTTGACGTGATTACGCCCTACCAGGTCAATGTTGGCTATGACCAGTACTATTACAATAATGATGATGACCCGGACCATATCTTTATGTGGACGGCTTTCCCAGGCGAGGAAGCTGACAGTGTTGACCACGATTTGAAATTTTTCAACTATGATGAGTCCCGGGATGCCTTTGCCCTCCTGCGGGAGGTTCACCACGAGCAAACCTATTCCCTGGAGGTTTACCAGCGGCTCTTGAAGCAGGCTGGCTTTGGCGAAGTAGCGGTTTGGGCTGATTTTGGTCAGGCCGAAGTGGGACCTGAGACCGAGCGCTGGTTTTTCCAGGCTAAAAAAGTTAAGGAGTAA
- the rsfS gene encoding ribosome silencing factor, with protein sequence MTTLSAKDTLDVAVKAIDSKKANQIDALDMTSVSLVADYFVIADAASGRQVQAIVREVKDQIEAAGGQVRAIEGMDAAQWVLMDLGDVIVHIFDTEHRDFYHIERLWYDAEPVDLSDLLVAD encoded by the coding sequence ATGACAACACTTTCAGCAAAAGATACTTTGGACGTAGCCGTAAAGGCCATTGATAGCAAGAAAGCTAACCAAATCGATGCCTTGGATATGACTTCCGTTTCTTTGGTGGCCGATTACTTTGTAATCGCCGATGCTGCTTCGGGCCGGCAGGTCCAGGCCATCGTGCGCGAAGTGAAGGATCAGATTGAAGCGGCTGGTGGCCAAGTACGGGCCATCGAAGGTATGGATGCTGCCCAATGGGTCCTGATGGACCTCGGGGATGTGATTGTACACATTTTTGATACGGAACACCGTGACTTCTACCACATTGAACGGCTGTGGTATGACGCTGAACCAGTGGACCTCTCAGACCTCTTGGTCGCTGACTAA
- the yqeK gene encoding bis(5'-nucleosyl)-tetraphosphatase (symmetrical) YqeK, translating to MMKYYSGTFEQLKEKVAQALTPDRYQHCLRVSQTAKALAEQNGVDPEQAAVAGLVHDYAKQRPDQDFIQVIKAKHLDPDLLNWNNAIWHGVVGAEMIHDELGITDPGILQAVRDHTTGAGASMSTLSKIIFTADYIEPGRDFPGVDEARKLTEQNLDLGVTYQLQHTVAYLVEGGRPVYPASFLAYNYWIRQTQH from the coding sequence TTGATGAAGTATTATTCAGGAACCTTTGAACAACTTAAGGAAAAAGTTGCCCAGGCCTTAACGCCGGATCGTTACCAGCACTGCCTACGGGTTAGCCAAACGGCCAAAGCACTGGCCGAGCAAAACGGGGTTGACCCCGAACAGGCGGCGGTGGCCGGCCTGGTGCACGACTATGCCAAGCAACGGCCTGATCAGGATTTTATCCAGGTCATTAAGGCTAAGCACCTTGACCCTGACCTCTTGAACTGGAACAACGCCATCTGGCACGGCGTGGTCGGGGCGGAAATGATTCATGATGAGCTGGGGATTACCGACCCCGGTATTCTCCAAGCCGTCCGTGACCACACCACTGGGGCCGGCGCATCGATGTCGACCCTGTCAAAAATTATCTTCACGGCCGACTACATTGAGCCCGGCCGTGATTTTCCGGGCGTGGATGAGGCCCGGAAGCTAACCGAGCAAAACTTAGACCTGGGTGTGACCTACCAGTTACAGCACACCGTGGCCTACCTGGTCGAGGGTGGCCGCCCGGTTTACCCGGCCTCGTTTCTCGCCTATAACTACTGGATTAGACAAACTCAGCATTAA
- a CDS encoding YhbY family RNA-binding protein, protein MQHLSSKQKRYLRSTAHPLSPIFSIGKNGVNQTWLDEVIMAIAKRELIKVNLQQGADLSVEDLADFIEDHSAITVVQTIGRTAVLYLPAVEEKYARISPLVDQM, encoded by the coding sequence ATGCAGCATTTATCAAGTAAACAAAAACGCTACTTACGTTCTACCGCGCATCCGTTAAGCCCCATTTTTTCGATTGGGAAGAACGGGGTGAACCAAACTTGGCTAGACGAAGTCATTATGGCCATTGCCAAACGGGAGTTGATTAAGGTCAACCTACAGCAGGGCGCCGATTTATCAGTGGAGGACCTGGCGGATTTTATCGAAGATCATTCAGCCATCACGGTCGTCCAAACCATTGGCCGGACGGCGGTCTTATACCTGCCAGCGGTCGAAGAGAAGTACGCTCGGATTTCGCCCCTGGTTGACCAAATGTAA
- the yqeH gene encoding ribosome biogenesis GTPase YqeH: MSTPITDEQMQATLAEGLYCVGCGAQMQVTDPNHSGYLPKGALKKALAEGTDQLLCQRCFRLRHYNEIQPVELSDDDFARLLHQISTTRALIVYVVDLFDVSGSQIAGLARFVGPHNPILVVGNKLDLLPKSTNQGRLKQWLAGILREQGLRPVDIFLTSAAHPHNLDALLNEIDQERHGQDVYVVGTTNVGKSTLINQIIKSKTGVQELITTSRFPGTTLDRIEIPLDDGRQLIDTPGIIKRDQIQHHIEDQDLKYTLPRNEIKPRTYQLNAGQTLFIGGLARFDYLNGDKTAVTAYFENNLKLHRTKLAGADAFYGQHAGGLLAPAPQDGEALVRHEFKTNQKSDLVYAGLGWITLPAGLSVAAWAPKGVSVTLRKAMI; encoded by the coding sequence GTGAGCACACCAATCACTGATGAACAAATGCAAGCAACCTTAGCTGAGGGACTTTACTGCGTGGGCTGCGGGGCCCAAATGCAAGTCACAGACCCGAATCATTCCGGCTACCTGCCCAAGGGTGCTTTGAAAAAGGCCCTCGCTGAGGGAACTGATCAGCTGCTTTGTCAGCGCTGTTTCCGTCTGCGCCACTATAATGAAATCCAGCCGGTTGAGCTCAGTGATGATGACTTTGCCCGGTTATTGCATCAAATTTCAACCACGCGGGCTTTGATTGTCTATGTTGTCGACCTATTTGATGTTAGTGGTTCCCAAATTGCCGGCTTAGCTCGCTTTGTCGGCCCTCACAATCCCATCTTAGTGGTAGGGAACAAATTGGACCTCCTGCCTAAGTCCACCAATCAAGGACGGTTGAAGCAGTGGCTGGCCGGCATTTTACGTGAGCAGGGTCTGCGACCAGTCGATATTTTTCTGACCTCGGCTGCCCATCCTCACAACCTGGATGCCTTGTTAAACGAAATTGATCAGGAGCGGCACGGCCAGGACGTTTATGTGGTCGGTACGACTAACGTTGGTAAGTCGACCCTAATCAATCAGATTATTAAGTCTAAAACTGGGGTTCAAGAGTTGATTACGACCTCTCGTTTCCCAGGAACAACCCTGGATCGGATTGAGATTCCCCTCGATGATGGCCGGCAGTTAATTGATACGCCGGGCATTATTAAGCGTGACCAAATACAGCACCACATTGAGGACCAGGATTTGAAGTACACCCTGCCCCGTAATGAAATTAAACCACGGACCTACCAGCTCAATGCCGGCCAAACCCTCTTTATTGGTGGTCTGGCTCGTTTTGACTACCTGAATGGTGACAAAACGGCGGTGACCGCCTACTTTGAAAATAATTTAAAGCTCCACCGTACCAAACTGGCCGGGGCGGATGCCTTTTACGGCCAGCACGCCGGGGGCCTTTTGGCCCCGGCGCCTCAGGATGGGGAAGCCCTGGTTCGTCACGAATTTAAAACCAATCAAAAGTCAGACCTGGTTTATGCCGGGCTGGGCTGGATTACCTTGCCAGCTGGTTTGTCCGTGGCAGCTTGGGCCCCCAAGGGCGTTTCAGTAACCTTAAGAAAGGCGATGATCTAA
- a CDS encoding YqeG family HAD IIIA-type phosphatase, whose translation MPLEFLTPTYMVQSIYDLSVPELKAHGITTVLTDLDNTLLAWNNPEGTPELRQWLAELRQGGIELVVISNNTNKRVAKAVAPLQVDYVAWSLKPLPRGIDYVLKKHHLNPHEVIMVGDQLLTDVWAAHLAGVRSVLVKPLIESDMWQSWLNRRIEKQAKKVIFKEHPNLKWEKSLREHTNH comes from the coding sequence ATGCCTTTAGAATTTTTGACGCCAACCTACATGGTTCAATCAATTTATGACCTCAGTGTGCCTGAGCTAAAGGCCCATGGGATTACCACGGTCTTAACCGATCTGGATAATACCCTCCTGGCCTGGAATAACCCGGAAGGGACCCCTGAACTACGACAATGGCTGGCCGAATTGCGTCAGGGTGGCATTGAATTGGTGGTCATTTCTAATAACACCAATAAGCGCGTCGCCAAGGCGGTGGCCCCCCTCCAGGTCGACTATGTGGCCTGGTCGCTAAAGCCCTTACCACGGGGAATTGACTATGTGTTAAAAAAACACCACCTCAATCCCCACGAGGTCATCATGGTTGGCGACCAACTCTTAACCGATGTTTGGGCCGCCCACCTGGCCGGGGTGCGCAGTGTCTTGGTTAAGCCGCTGATTGAGTCTGACATGTGGCAAAGTTGGTTAAACCGGCGCATCGAAAAGCAGGCCAAAAAAGTTATTTTTAAAGAACATCCAAATTTGAAATGGGAGAAATCACTGCGTGAGCACACCAATCACTGA
- a CDS encoding peptidoglycan-binding protein, with amino-acid sequence MMLNKILLTSVAVAGLAVSATNSQLNNSKKATATTDKVAKLSTNVSASDVKSAVSSVNNVKAMQLSATTPATDASADDSSQADAQSSADSSSSASQSSDSSSSQAATVQVQQVSTPVRTTTASGDIQWLINQESGGNVNATNGGFYGIGQLSQSAYAQYAGGQDYVGNYDVQLQAMQSYIADRYGSVGNAISHFQSNGWY; translated from the coding sequence ATGATGTTAAATAAAATTTTACTTACCAGCGTGGCAGTTGCCGGTTTGGCAGTCAGCGCTACTAATTCACAATTAAATAATTCTAAAAAGGCAACGGCGACGACCGATAAGGTTGCGAAGTTGAGCACCAATGTTAGTGCCAGCGACGTAAAGTCAGCCGTGTCATCTGTTAATAATGTTAAGGCAATGCAGCTCTCAGCTACAACGCCTGCTACTGATGCTAGTGCCGATGATAGCAGTCAGGCCGATGCACAGAGTTCTGCTGATTCAAGCTCAAGTGCTAGCCAGTCAAGCGACTCAAGTTCTTCACAGGCAGCCACTGTTCAAGTTCAACAGGTTTCAACACCAGTGCGGACGACCACTGCCAGTGGTGATATCCAGTGGTTGATTAACCAGGAAAGTGGCGGAAACGTCAACGCTACTAACGGTGGCTTCTACGGTATTGGTCAACTTTCACAGTCAGCCTATGCTCAGTACGCCGGTGGTCAAGACTACGTTGGTAACTACGACGTTCAGTTGCAAGCCATGCAAAGTTACATCGCTGACCGTTATGGTTCAGTTGGTAATGCTATCAGCCATTTCCAGTCAAACGGTTGGTACTAA
- a CDS encoding APC family permease, protein MESKENLNRGFGFWASLALVAGTIIGSGIFFKQGSVLQAAGNTTAGMLAWLAGGVLTLTSGISVAEVGSQMPRTGGIYYYIEKLYGKTLGYLAGWMQVVFYGPAMMGAIAAYFGVLFVALFGLPKSASLAVAVVTLVFIGLVNSVPNRVSAGFQIVTTVIKLIPIIALTIFGLFFGHHDALGQVVTEVGNNTAVAGGFGVAILATLFAYDGWVTLANISGEIKNPQKTLPKAIVVGILLVMVAYAGVSFGAYRSLSANQIASLGENTTLAMATNAFGYWGGRILSVAILISLLGTLNGKVVSFPRVLYAMAGNGDFPFAKIFSKVNPKTKTPNAAIWLMLAIGTLMMFFTNPDKLTDYAIFITFLFYILVLIGVFILRRRDPSGQSRVFSMPLFPWVPIIAIAGSLYVEISELLHDFEGVLISVIIVALGYPVLRWLHRNKK, encoded by the coding sequence ATGGAGAGTAAGGAGAACCTCAACCGCGGTTTTGGCTTCTGGGCCTCCCTGGCCTTGGTGGCTGGGACGATTATTGGTTCTGGAATCTTTTTCAAGCAGGGGAGCGTCCTACAGGCAGCCGGTAATACCACGGCTGGGATGCTGGCCTGGTTGGCCGGGGGTGTCCTGACCCTCACCTCAGGAATTAGTGTGGCCGAAGTTGGTTCACAGATGCCCCGGACCGGTGGTATTTATTACTACATCGAAAAGCTTTATGGTAAAACCCTAGGTTATTTGGCCGGTTGGATGCAGGTTGTCTTTTATGGACCAGCCATGATGGGCGCAATTGCCGCCTACTTCGGCGTTCTCTTTGTGGCCCTCTTTGGTCTGCCTAAGTCAGCCAGTTTGGCCGTGGCGGTGGTGACCCTGGTCTTTATTGGTCTGGTGAATTCAGTGCCAAACCGGGTTAGTGCCGGCTTTCAGATTGTGACCACGGTCATCAAGTTGATTCCAATCATCGCCCTGACCATCTTTGGCCTCTTCTTTGGCCACCACGATGCCCTCGGTCAGGTAGTTACGGAGGTTGGTAACAATACTGCCGTTGCTGGCGGCTTTGGTGTAGCCATCTTGGCCACCCTCTTTGCCTATGATGGCTGGGTTACCCTGGCCAACATTAGTGGGGAAATCAAAAACCCACAAAAAACCCTGCCCAAGGCAATCGTGGTTGGCATCCTGCTGGTGATGGTGGCTTATGCCGGCGTTAGCTTTGGGGCTTATCGCAGTCTATCAGCTAACCAAATTGCCAGTCTGGGTGAAAACACCACCCTGGCCATGGCAACCAATGCTTTTGGTTACTGGGGTGGCCGTATCTTGAGTGTGGCCATCTTGATTTCCCTGCTAGGCACGCTCAATGGTAAGGTCGTTTCCTTCCCCCGGGTGCTTTATGCGATGGCGGGTAACGGTGACTTTCCCTTTGCCAAGATTTTTAGTAAGGTGAATCCCAAGACTAAAACGCCCAATGCGGCCATCTGGCTAATGCTGGCTATCGGGACCCTGATGATGTTCTTCACCAATCCGGATAAATTGACCGATTACGCCATCTTTATTACTTTTCTCTTCTATATATTAGTGTTAATTGGGGTCTTTATTTTACGGCGCCGGGATCCTAGTGGACAGAGCCGGGTTTTTTCCATGCCACTTTTCCCCTGGGTACCCATTATTGCCATTGCCGGTTCCCTTTATGTGGAAATTTCAGAACTCTTACACGATTTTGAAGGGGTCTTGATTTCAGTAATTATTGTTGCCCTGGGTTATCCAGTTTTGCGCTGGTTGCATCGTAATAAAAAATAA
- a CDS encoding PTS sugar transporter subunit IIC, with protein MQNQTFTGHQKIPLRDFLYKLLNGAAQGILIGVLPAAVMKYIIHFSGIENTALGADFSSILTFFTSLTPFLIGMSVALQFNMKNLDIGVVGIATMVSSSAVRWRVLSPGGVHPLTDEKLTEPTRIFVTDGAGDIINAILVAGIAVGAIWLVSRYLNGFGALAIILSPILIGGGIGLLGEVLAPWVALLTTATGHGVDWLTNLAPLPMAILIAMAFAILIITPISTVGIGLAIGLHGLAAGAAGMGVVATTIMLLINSWQVNKKGTTIAIGLGAMNLMMPAIFAKPITMVASLFTAAVSAVPVVLFNIQGTPTSAGFGYIGLVSPIQSMSPDSNASSPLITHFISPGVALIAWVVVPIIAGLLAQLIFSKWLKLYQPSDLKHDLA; from the coding sequence ATGCAAAACCAAACATTTACTGGCCACCAAAAAATTCCCCTGAGGGATTTCCTTTACAAATTGCTCAACGGCGCAGCTCAGGGAATTTTAATTGGGGTTCTGCCAGCGGCCGTGATGAAGTATATTATTCACTTCTCCGGGATTGAAAATACGGCCCTGGGTGCTGATTTCAGCTCGATTCTGACTTTCTTTACCTCGCTGACGCCGTTTTTAATCGGGATGTCAGTCGCCCTCCAATTTAATATGAAGAATCTAGACATCGGCGTGGTTGGGATTGCCACCATGGTCTCTTCTAGTGCGGTCCGCTGGCGGGTCCTATCGCCCGGCGGCGTGCATCCACTTACCGATGAAAAGTTAACCGAGCCGACCCGAATCTTTGTGACCGACGGGGCCGGGGATATCATTAATGCCATCCTGGTGGCCGGCATTGCGGTTGGGGCCATCTGGCTGGTCTCCCGTTACTTAAATGGCTTTGGCGCCCTGGCCATTATTTTAAGTCCGATTTTAATTGGGGGTGGGATTGGCCTTTTGGGCGAGGTTTTGGCTCCCTGGGTGGCCCTGTTAACCACGGCCACCGGTCACGGCGTTGACTGGCTGACCAACCTGGCACCACTGCCAATGGCGATTTTGATTGCCATGGCCTTTGCTATTCTGATTATTACCCCGATTTCGACGGTTGGAATTGGTCTGGCCATTGGCCTACACGGCTTAGCCGCCGGTGCGGCCGGGATGGGGGTAGTGGCGACCACCATCATGCTCTTGATTAACTCCTGGCAGGTTAATAAAAAGGGAACCACCATCGCCATTGGCTTGGGCGCCATGAACCTGATGATGCCAGCTATTTTTGCCAAACCGATCACCATGGTAGCTAGTCTCTTTACTGCCGCGGTGAGTGCCGTCCCAGTCGTCCTCTTTAATATCCAAGGCACGCCCACTTCGGCTGGTTTTGGCTACATTGGCCTGGTGTCGCCCATCCAGTCCATGAGTCCTGATTCTAACGCCAGCTCACCGCTAATTACGCACTTTATCAGTCCCGGCGTAGCCCTGATAGCCTGGGTAGTGGTGCCCATCATTGCTGGTTTGCTAGCCCAGCTGATTTTTAGTAAGTGGCTGAAGCTTTACCAACCCAGTGATTTAAAACATGATTTAGCTTAA
- a CDS encoding PTS sugar transporter subunit IIC, giving the protein MTATFNGHQSLGLKSFFFKVLSGSAQGILIGVLPAAVMKYIIQFSGIGKTAWGADLAAILTLFGTLIPFLIGMAVAMQFKMSIIDTGVVAIATMVSANSIQWGVVAKGTSHPLTHQVLAAPTRMYVANGTGDVINAMVVAGLAVFVTWLIARYLNGFGSTAIILSPIIVGGGVGLIGKLIGPYVFQLTTWIGDAVELCTRLAPLPMVVLIAMAFAIIIVTPVSTVGIALAIGLHGIASGAAAMGVVATTVVLIINSWTVNKRGTTIAIALGAMKGMMPSVFAKPITILPFILTAAIAAVPVAGFNIQGTPTTAGFGYIGLVSPIQSVIKDPAVPTTVMNHFINPLTALLAWVIIPVLAAILAQLILSRWLKLYQPTDFKQELT; this is encoded by the coding sequence ATGACCGCGACATTTAACGGCCACCAGTCCCTGGGACTGAAATCATTCTTCTTTAAAGTCCTTTCCGGTTCAGCCCAGGGCATTTTAATCGGCGTCCTGCCCGCCGCTGTGATGAAATATATCATCCAATTCTCCGGAATCGGTAAAACAGCCTGGGGAGCTGATTTGGCTGCGATTCTGACCCTGTTTGGTACCCTGATACCTTTCTTAATCGGGATGGCGGTAGCCATGCAGTTTAAGATGTCGATTATCGACACCGGGGTGGTGGCGATTGCCACCATGGTTTCGGCCAACTCCATCCAGTGGGGAGTGGTTGCCAAGGGAACTAGTCACCCCTTGACCCACCAAGTCCTGGCGGCACCAACCCGGATGTACGTAGCCAATGGTACCGGGGACGTGATTAACGCCATGGTGGTTGCCGGATTGGCAGTTTTTGTAACCTGGCTAATCGCCCGTTACCTAAACGGTTTTGGTTCAACGGCGATTATTCTCAGTCCGATTATCGTCGGTGGGGGCGTGGGTCTGATTGGTAAATTAATCGGCCCCTACGTTTTCCAGTTAACCACCTGGATTGGGGATGCCGTTGAGCTCTGCACCCGTCTGGCACCGCTGCCCATGGTTGTCCTAATTGCCATGGCCTTTGCCATTATCATTGTTACCCCGGTTTCGACCGTCGGGATTGCCCTAGCCATTGGCCTGCACGGGATTGCTTCGGGTGCGGCAGCCATGGGGGTGGTAGCGACAACGGTAGTTTTGATCATTAACTCCTGGACGGTTAATAAGAGGGGGACTACGATTGCGATTGCCCTGGGCGCCATGAAGGGAATGATGCCCTCAGTCTTTGCCAAGCCAATCACCATCCTGCCCTTTATCTTAACGGCGGCAATTGCCGCCGTGCCAGTTGCCGGCTTTAACATCCAGGGCACCCCGACTACGGCCGGCTTTGGTTATATCGGCTTGGTATCGCCCATTCAGTCGGTCATTAAGGATCCGGCTGTGCCAACTACGGTGATGAACCACTTCATTAACCCGCTGACCGCTCTGCTGGCCTGGGTAATTATTCCAGTCCTGGCTGCCATTTTGGCCCAGCTGATTCTCAGCCGCTGGTTAAAGCTTTACCAACCAACCGATTTCAAACAAGAACTTACCTGA
- a CDS encoding D-2-hydroxyacid dehydrogenase yields MKIFAYSIREDEKPALKDWEQAHPDVEVAYTDELLTPETAALAKGADSVVVYQQLDYTKETLEALAAVGVTNLSLRNVGTDNIDFDAAKALHFNISNVPVYSPNAIAEHSMIQLSRLLRRTKPMDEKVARHDLRWAPTIGREMRMQTVGIIGTGHIGRVAINILKGFGAKVIAYDKYPNPELQKEGIYVDNIDDLYAQADAISLYVPGVPENYHLYNRESIAKMKDGVILVNVSRGNLMDIDAIIEGLDSGKISDFAMDVYEHEVGLFNEDWEGKPFPDPKIADLIARDNVLVTPHIAFYTTKAVSEMVHQSFDAAVSFAKGETPKIAVKY; encoded by the coding sequence ATGAAGATTTTTGCTTACAGCATCCGGGAGGATGAGAAGCCTGCGTTGAAGGATTGGGAACAGGCCCACCCAGACGTAGAAGTTGCTTACACTGACGAACTGTTAACGCCTGAAACGGCTGCTCTGGCCAAGGGCGCTGATTCAGTTGTCGTGTACCAGCAGTTGGACTACACCAAGGAAACTTTGGAAGCTCTGGCTGCCGTTGGGGTAACCAACCTGTCTTTGCGTAATGTTGGGACTGACAACATTGACTTTGACGCAGCTAAGGCCTTGCACTTCAACATTTCTAACGTGCCGGTTTACTCACCTAACGCCATTGCTGAGCATTCCATGATCCAGCTATCACGTTTGCTGCGCCGGACTAAGCCAATGGACGAGAAGGTGGCCCGTCACGACTTACGTTGGGCACCAACCATCGGTCGGGAAATGCGGATGCAAACGGTTGGTATTATTGGAACTGGCCACATCGGTCGGGTTGCCATTAATATCTTGAAGGGCTTTGGGGCCAAGGTGATTGCTTATGATAAGTACCCTAACCCAGAGCTACAAAAAGAAGGCATCTACGTTGATAACATTGATGACCTCTATGCCCAGGCCGATGCTATCTCACTTTACGTCCCTGGTGTCCCTGAAAACTACCACCTTTATAACCGCGAATCAATCGCCAAGATGAAGGATGGGGTTATCCTGGTTAACGTTTCCCGTGGTAACCTGATGGACATCGATGCCATCATCGAAGGTTTGGACTCTGGTAAGATTTCTGACTTCGCCATGGATGTTTACGAGCACGAAGTTGGGCTCTTCAATGAGGACTGGGAAGGTAAGCCATTCCCTGATCCCAAGATTGCGGACCTGATTGCCCGTGATAACGTGTTGGTTACGCCACACATTGCCTTCTACACGACTAAGGCGGTTTCTGAGATGGTTCACCAGTCATTTGACGCAGCGGTGTCATTTGCCAAGGGTGAGACGCCAAAGATTGCTGTTAAGTACTAA